From one Spartobacteria bacterium genomic stretch:
- a CDS encoding outer membrane lipoprotein-sorting protein: MKKCMALMVFMGWASLAQGMTADEVVNKANEASYYAGEDGRSKVTMTIKDASGGTRNREFAILRKNTGGESQKFYVYFQEPSDVRKMAYMVWKAGGGKDDDRWLYMPALSLVRRIAPGDKRTSFVGSDFVYEDVSGRDPQADTHELLDETDAQYVIRNIPKDAGSVEFSEYTVWIDKDSFLPRKAEYLDKQGKLYRRVSAESVKTIDGIPTVIRSVVEDLNSGSSTINEFSDVKYNLGLKENIFTERYLRRPPREVR; encoded by the coding sequence ATGAAAAAATGCATGGCATTGATGGTATTCATGGGATGGGCCTCGCTGGCACAGGGCATGACGGCCGACGAAGTGGTGAACAAAGCGAATGAAGCCTCGTATTACGCCGGTGAAGATGGACGCTCTAAGGTAACTATGACGATTAAAGATGCGTCTGGCGGTACACGAAACCGAGAGTTTGCCATTCTTCGTAAGAATACCGGTGGCGAAAGCCAGAAATTCTATGTCTATTTTCAGGAACCGTCCGATGTACGCAAAATGGCTTATATGGTATGGAAGGCTGGAGGCGGAAAAGACGATGATCGCTGGTTGTATATGCCTGCGTTAAGCCTTGTTCGCCGTATTGCACCGGGTGATAAACGGACCAGTTTTGTGGGATCTGACTTTGTCTATGAAGATGTCTCAGGACGTGATCCTCAGGCCGACACCCATGAATTGCTTGACGAAACGGATGCTCAGTATGTGATTCGAAACATCCCAAAAGACGCCGGCAGCGTTGAATTCAGTGAATACACGGTATGGATTGACAAGGATTCTTTTTTGCCGCGCAAGGCGGAATACCTCGATAAACAGGGGAAATTATATCGCCGTGTTTCCGCAGAATCGGTGAAGACCATTGACGGCATTCCCACCGTTATTCGATCGGTGGTGGAGGATCTGAATTCCGGTAGCAGCACGATCAATGAATTTAGTGACGTCAAATATAACCTGGGTTTGAAAGAAAACATTTTTACCGAGCGTTACCTCCGCCGACCTCCCCGCGAAGTGCGCTAA
- a CDS encoding RND transporter: MNRMTLTRFSLNHPILIVILVVVMTVLLGAQFPKVTFDNDPENMLSENEYVRVFHKETKQRFGLYDFVIVGIVNDTQPNGVFNPGTLKRIDQLTKELTSLQRGPNGRPAVFLPADGDWPQQMVQPDLRPVSKWEQLLALAFSQDHERLFDEEGNSCIIASELISPSVVDNIRQAESGQLAIEYLMETVPQTDEEALRLRDDAMNNPLYNGTLVAEDGKAMALYIPLKAKTYSYNVAKLVEKLTADWPAEDQVYITGQPVAQDTFGVEMLVQMATSAPMAALVIFILLYIFFRRISLIIAPMLLAMVSVVATMGLLIGMGFNVHIMSSMIAIFLMPIAVSDSVHMLSEFYDTYARFRDKKKTIQHVISHLFQPMLFTSLTTIAGFASLATTPIPPVQVFGSFVAFGVALAWILTMTFIPAYVLLFVSTKSLNRIPLHPEGKQLHHSRLTQFMEWLGSFSYMNYRIILALTVLIIGVSVAGVMRIHVNDNPVKWFTMSHRIRVADQVLNSHFGGTYTAYLTLDEEHVDLPTCHERAEAIRSAVQERFASVFPKATALFVAALDDQEARSANAQASLQQCFVDLTQIARQLDEQTSASWNHLADAIIDMDPDSVNIDTLTARIQEAPEVDEADATMLLSQLKELSDLDGADLQDAALEKCDGFTSLSFEDFVYDMDAELTAPLFKRPEMLTYVVRLQEHLKKNPVVGKTSAVADAVKKAYYELNYVAPDGTEQEAVLEKLNERNAGFYSIPPTAAANGQVYTQLEGMKKKDSLFHLVTRDYQQANIWVQLKSGDNRDMEAVLTDVEAWMVANPAPVPLRFRWAGLTYLNVEWQQKMVDGMLKSLLSSFVVVLVMMMMLFRSPLMGLLSMIPLTVTILFIYGLIGWVGKDYDMPVAILSALTLGLSVDFAIHFLQRAREEFKRAGCWSQAVKQMFKEPAMAISRNAIVISVGFTPLLFAPLVPYRTVGFFMATIMAVSWISTLFVLAAGITALERFLFKKESERELI, encoded by the coding sequence ATGAATCGTATGACTTTGACCCGCTTTAGTTTGAACCATCCTATACTAATCGTGATACTGGTGGTCGTCATGACCGTGTTGCTGGGGGCGCAGTTCCCTAAGGTGACCTTTGATAACGATCCGGAAAATATGCTTTCAGAAAATGAATACGTTCGCGTATTTCATAAAGAAACCAAACAGCGGTTCGGTTTGTACGATTTTGTTATTGTAGGTATTGTCAACGATACACAGCCCAACGGTGTATTTAATCCCGGGACATTAAAGCGTATTGATCAGCTTACCAAGGAACTCACTTCACTGCAGCGAGGTCCCAACGGACGTCCAGCCGTTTTTCTTCCTGCGGATGGGGATTGGCCACAGCAGATGGTACAGCCCGACTTACGTCCTGTGAGCAAGTGGGAGCAGCTGTTGGCACTGGCTTTCAGCCAGGATCATGAACGGCTGTTTGACGAAGAAGGGAACAGTTGCATCATCGCATCCGAATTGATCAGTCCCAGTGTGGTTGATAATATCCGCCAGGCCGAATCGGGACAGCTGGCCATCGAATATTTGATGGAAACGGTACCTCAAACCGACGAAGAAGCCCTGCGTCTGCGCGATGACGCCATGAATAATCCGCTGTATAACGGGACGCTGGTGGCCGAAGACGGCAAAGCGATGGCACTCTATATTCCACTGAAAGCCAAGACCTATAGTTATAATGTCGCAAAACTCGTAGAAAAACTCACCGCTGACTGGCCGGCTGAAGATCAGGTTTATATCACAGGACAACCTGTTGCGCAGGATACTTTTGGCGTTGAAATGCTCGTGCAGATGGCGACATCGGCCCCCATGGCGGCGCTGGTTATTTTCATTCTGCTCTATATCTTTTTCCGTCGCATTTCTCTCATTATTGCGCCGATGCTGCTGGCTATGGTGTCCGTTGTGGCAACCATGGGACTGCTCATAGGAATGGGCTTCAATGTGCACATCATGAGTTCTATGATTGCTATCTTCCTCATGCCGATTGCCGTATCGGATTCGGTACATATGCTCAGTGAATTTTATGATACCTATGCGCGTTTTCGTGACAAAAAGAAAACCATTCAGCATGTGATTTCCCACCTGTTTCAGCCCATGCTGTTTACCAGCCTAACCACGATTGCAGGTTTTGCCTCGTTGGCCACAACACCTATTCCTCCAGTACAGGTATTTGGGTCGTTTGTCGCCTTTGGCGTGGCTCTGGCCTGGATTCTGACCATGACGTTTATTCCTGCTTATGTCTTGCTGTTTGTGTCCACCAAGTCGTTGAATCGTATTCCGTTACATCCGGAAGGAAAACAATTGCACCATAGTCGGTTGACGCAGTTTATGGAATGGCTCGGCTCTTTTTCTTATATGAATTACAGGATCATTCTTGCACTGACTGTGCTGATTATCGGTGTCTCAGTGGCCGGGGTGATGCGGATTCATGTGAATGATAATCCGGTGAAATGGTTTACTATGTCGCACCGTATTCGTGTGGCCGATCAGGTGTTGAACAGCCATTTTGGTGGAACATATACCGCTTATCTAACACTGGATGAAGAACATGTGGATTTACCCACCTGTCATGAACGGGCCGAGGCGATTCGGTCAGCGGTACAGGAACGGTTTGCTTCTGTTTTCCCAAAAGCAACCGCACTGTTTGTCGCCGCTTTGGATGATCAGGAGGCGCGTTCGGCGAATGCACAGGCCAGCCTGCAGCAGTGTTTTGTCGACTTGACGCAGATAGCTCGTCAACTGGATGAACAGACCAGTGCCTCTTGGAATCATTTAGCTGATGCGATCATTGATATGGATCCGGATTCGGTTAACATAGACACGCTGACAGCGCGAATCCAGGAAGCACCCGAGGTAGACGAAGCCGATGCAACCATGTTACTTTCACAGCTAAAGGAGCTCAGTGATCTAGACGGGGCTGATCTGCAGGATGCGGCTCTGGAAAAATGTGACGGATTTACCTCTCTGTCTTTTGAGGATTTTGTCTACGATATGGATGCCGAATTGACCGCACCATTATTCAAACGACCTGAAATGTTGACCTACGTTGTTCGGCTTCAGGAGCATCTGAAAAAAAATCCGGTGGTGGGGAAAACCAGTGCCGTTGCCGATGCCGTAAAGAAAGCCTATTATGAGCTGAATTATGTTGCACCCGACGGCACGGAGCAGGAAGCAGTATTGGAAAAATTGAACGAGCGGAACGCCGGTTTTTACTCTATACCGCCCACTGCGGCAGCCAACGGGCAGGTCTATACACAGCTGGAAGGCATGAAGAAAAAAGACAGCCTGTTCCATCTGGTAACCCGCGATTATCAGCAGGCCAATATCTGGGTGCAGCTGAAGAGTGGCGATAATCGGGATATGGAGGCCGTTCTGACCGATGTGGAGGCATGGATGGTTGCGAATCCTGCGCCGGTGCCCTTACGGTTTCGTTGGGCAGGGTTGACCTATCTCAATGTGGAATGGCAGCAAAAAATGGTGGACGGGATGCTGAAATCCCTGCTGAGTTCCTTTGTGGTCGTGCTGGTGATGATGATGATGCTCTTCCGGTCACCTTTGATGGGCTTGTTGTCGATGATTCCGCTGACGGTTACCATCCTGTTCATTTACGGGCTGATTGGCTGGGTTGGGAAGGATTACGATATGCCGGTAGCCATTTTGTCGGCGTTGACCTTGGGGCTGAGTGTGGATTTTGCCATTCATTTCCTGCAGCGAGCTCGCGAAGAGTTCAAACGAGCGGGTTGTTGGTCTCAGGCGGTCAAGCAGATGTTTAAGGAGCCGGCTATGGCTATCAGCCGGAATGCCATTGTGATTTCCGTGGGCTTTACGCCGTTGCTGTTTGCGCCGTTGGTGCCTTATCGCACGGTGGGGTTCTTTATGGCCACGATTATGGCGGTGTCTTGGATTTCGACGCTGTTCGTTTTGGCGGCCGGGATCACAGCACTGGAACGGTTTTTGTTTAAAAAGGAAAGTGAAAGGGAGTTGATATGA
- the trxA gene encoding thioredoxin has protein sequence MSDAVKILDDTSFADQIAKGVTLVDFWAPWCGPCRTQIPILDDVAAKVAEKATVAKVNVDDSPAVAGQFGVRSIPTLIVFKDGKAAKQFVGVQDAVTLTAAIEAQL, from the coding sequence ATGTCAGATGCAGTTAAAATTCTTGATGATACCAGTTTTGCAGACCAGATTGCCAAAGGTGTAACATTAGTCGATTTTTGGGCTCCGTGGTGCGGTCCTTGCCGCACACAGATTCCTATTCTGGACGATGTGGCCGCTAAAGTGGCTGAGAAAGCAACTGTGGCCAAAGTCAATGTGGACGACAGTCCTGCCGTTGCCGGTCAGTTCGGTGTGCGCAGCATTCCGACACTTATTGTATTTAAAGATGGAAAAGCAGCGAAGCAGTTCGTGGGCGTGCAGGATGCCGTAACACTGACAGCGGCTATTGAAGCGCAGTTATAA
- a CDS encoding 4-hydroxy-tetrahydrodipicolinate synthase, which translates to MFSGAYTAIITPFNKDGSIDFNTYRGLLDFQIENGIDGIVPMGTTGESPTLSIKEHEEVIAFTAEHCRGRVKVIAGTGGNSTSEAMELTMHAKNAGCDGTLQVTPYYNKPSQEGLYRHFSTVADVGLPVVLYNIPGRTSREISLDTVVRLAKHENIVAIKEAAGNVDKVTQYVLNCGLAILSGDDGLTYPMMACGASGVVSVASNIIPAVIVQMVHAALEERFIEAREIHRKYYALFNDLFIDTNPVPIKAAMAMKQMIQENYRLPMCEMNESLKVQLAESLKRLNLL; encoded by the coding sequence ATGTTTTCGGGCGCATATACAGCGATTATTACCCCGTTTAATAAAGACGGCAGCATTGATTTTAACACCTATAGAGGCCTTCTCGATTTTCAGATAGAAAACGGCATCGACGGCATCGTACCGATGGGCACGACCGGCGAGTCTCCCACACTGAGTATAAAGGAACACGAAGAAGTGATCGCTTTTACGGCGGAACATTGTCGTGGACGGGTCAAAGTTATTGCAGGAACTGGTGGCAATTCAACATCGGAAGCGATGGAATTAACCATGCATGCTAAAAACGCAGGCTGCGATGGAACACTTCAAGTAACGCCCTATTATAATAAACCCAGCCAGGAGGGGCTTTATCGCCATTTCAGTACAGTTGCTGATGTCGGACTGCCCGTCGTCCTTTATAATATTCCGGGACGTACAAGTCGCGAAATCAGCCTGGACACCGTTGTTCGGCTTGCAAAACATGAGAATATTGTGGCGATTAAGGAAGCCGCAGGAAATGTCGATAAAGTAACACAGTATGTGCTCAATTGCGGCCTAGCGATCCTGTCGGGCGACGACGGACTGACATACCCCATGATGGCCTGTGGAGCGTCTGGCGTGGTCAGCGTCGCATCCAACATCATTCCGGCGGTGATTGTTCAAATGGTACATGCCGCGCTGGAAGAGCGTTTCATCGAAGCACGGGAAATTCATCGAAAGTACTATGCCTTATTTAATGATTTGTTTATCGATACCAATCCCGTCCCAATTAAAGCAGCGATGGCAATGAAACAAATGATTCAGGAAAATTATCGACTGCCGATGTGCGAAATGAATGAATCACTGAAGGTTCAACTGGCGGAGAGTCTGAAACGGCTTAACCTTCTGTAA
- a CDS encoding acyl-CoA dehydrogenase yields the protein MDYGLTEQQIEIRDMVREFAATRVKPVRAELDEKEEFPTGILRELGKMDLMGLYIPEAYGGLGSDSSMDFMLAVEELSRVCIGVSVSFAANALGADPILIGGSEEQKQKYLSQLASGEKWAAFGLTEPNAGSDAGGIATTAKKVGDKYILNGTKQWITNGGEADIYTIFAITDKTKGPRGVSCFIVEKDTPGFHFGKKEKKLGIRASATRELIFEDCEVPAENLIGREGTGFMLAMKTFDISRPGIAAQGVGLAQGALDEAVLYSRTREQFGKPIAANQGLRWMMADMAVKVESARAMLYSTARHLDKHAKKMSKFSAMCKLYCTDVAMSVTTDAVQVLGGYGFMRDYPVEKMMRDAKILQIYEGTNQIQREVIGQALVKEYASL from the coding sequence ATGGATTACGGCCTGACCGAACAACAGATTGAAATCAGAGATATGGTGCGTGAATTTGCTGCAACGCGCGTCAAACCTGTTCGTGCAGAACTGGATGAAAAAGAGGAGTTTCCTACCGGAATATTGAGAGAACTGGGCAAAATGGATCTGATGGGTTTGTATATACCAGAGGCCTATGGCGGTTTGGGAAGTGACAGCTCAATGGATTTCATGCTGGCGGTGGAAGAACTTAGCCGCGTATGCATTGGCGTCTCTGTCTCATTCGCAGCAAATGCGCTGGGTGCTGACCCCATACTCATTGGCGGATCAGAAGAACAGAAACAGAAATATCTTTCTCAGCTGGCCTCCGGTGAAAAATGGGCCGCCTTCGGCTTAACCGAACCAAACGCAGGTAGCGATGCGGGCGGCATTGCCACCACCGCCAAAAAAGTCGGTGATAAATATATCTTAAATGGAACCAAACAATGGATTACCAACGGTGGCGAAGCCGATATTTACACGATTTTCGCCATTACCGACAAAACCAAGGGTCCGCGTGGCGTTTCCTGCTTCATTGTTGAAAAGGACACCCCGGGGTTTCACTTCGGCAAAAAAGAGAAAAAACTGGGCATCAGGGCTTCCGCAACGCGCGAATTGATTTTCGAAGACTGCGAAGTGCCCGCCGAAAATCTGATCGGACGCGAAGGCACTGGCTTCATGCTGGCCATGAAAACGTTTGATATTTCCCGTCCAGGCATTGCAGCACAGGGCGTGGGACTCGCTCAGGGTGCCTTGGATGAAGCCGTTCTCTATTCGCGTACCCGTGAGCAGTTTGGGAAACCTATTGCGGCCAATCAGGGCCTGCGCTGGATGATGGCGGATATGGCCGTTAAGGTTGAATCAGCTCGCGCTATGCTTTATTCCACAGCGCGTCACCTTGATAAACATGCCAAAAAAATGTCCAAGTTCTCTGCTATGTGCAAATTGTACTGCACAGACGTGGCCATGAGTGTGACAACCGACGCCGTACAGGTGCTCGGCGGATACGGGTTCATGCGTGATTATCCCGTAGAAAAAATGATGCGTGATGCGAAAATCCTGCAGATCTATGAAGGAACCAATCAGATCCAGCGGGAAGTCATTGGTCAGGCATTAGTTAAAGAATACGCGTCGCTTTAA
- a CDS encoding electron transfer flavoprotein subunit beta/FixA family protein, whose translation MHIAVCIKQVPDTAHVRINPETNTLIREGVESIINPFDENALECALKIKDENGAKVTVISMGPPQAEVALRECLGRGADEVMHLCDVAFAGSDTWATSYVLSKAVQKLDPQPDMILFGKQAIDGDTAQVGPGVAEFLDWPVVTYVRKIDCGEDAVKVERVFEDGYEKVEAEMPCVLTILKEANIPRMASLRGRMKAKKADIHRWSAAELECEDGKMGLPGSPTRVMCIFSPPKKTGGVKIDGALPLDAARAAVTKLQERGVL comes from the coding sequence ATGCATATTGCCGTTTGTATCAAACAGGTACCTGATACCGCTCATGTGCGTATTAATCCTGAGACCAACACACTGATCCGCGAAGGCGTAGAGAGCATCATCAATCCCTTTGATGAAAATGCACTGGAATGCGCCCTGAAGATAAAAGATGAAAACGGGGCCAAAGTCACTGTTATCAGCATGGGGCCGCCACAGGCTGAAGTGGCACTGCGCGAATGTCTTGGACGCGGAGCCGACGAAGTGATGCACCTTTGCGATGTGGCCTTTGCCGGCTCAGATACGTGGGCAACCTCCTACGTCTTGTCGAAGGCAGTTCAGAAACTGGATCCACAACCGGACATGATTCTCTTTGGCAAACAGGCCATTGATGGCGATACGGCTCAGGTGGGACCGGGTGTGGCTGAATTCCTGGACTGGCCGGTTGTTACTTACGTAAGAAAAATCGATTGCGGTGAGGACGCAGTGAAGGTTGAACGTGTTTTTGAAGATGGGTATGAGAAAGTAGAGGCGGAAATGCCCTGCGTTCTGACCATTCTGAAAGAAGCAAATATCCCTCGAATGGCCTCGCTTCGCGGTCGCATGAAGGCGAAGAAAGCCGACATCCATCGCTGGTCCGCTGCCGAATTGGAATGTGAAGACGGGAAGATGGGCCTGCCGGGTTCGCCAACGCGTGTGATGTGTATCTTTTCCCCGCCGAAAAAAACTGGTGGCGTAAAAATAGACGGGGCACTGCCGCTGGATGCCGCACGTGCCGCAGTGACAAAACTTCAGGAAAGAGGGGTGCTCTAA
- a CDS encoding electron transfer flavoprotein subunit alpha, translating into MSGLPLIIDRDACTGCGACIDACPFGALAMDGDVVAVNEQCTACGSCVDVCPCDALSLPKVETKNKDLSSYRGIWVFAEQRDGLIQDVVYELLTEGRVLADKLNEPLSAVLLGFNVKKLAASLGEWGADSVYVADGAHLEEYDTDCYTNIMSDLIVEYKPSIVLMGGTTIGRAFGPRVAIRVNTGLTADCTALDIDPDTKLLMQTRPAFGGNIMATILCENHRPQMATVRHKVFKKAEPVAGRKAEIIEVHPKTSLSRTRIVEVIHEMGNKVNLAEADIIVSGGRGLGKPENFALLEALAKELGAAVGASRAAVDAEWIPAYHQVGQTGKTVCPKLYVACGISGAIQHLAGMSSADTIVAINKDPDAPIFDVADIGIVGDLFEVVPMMTKVLQER; encoded by the coding sequence ATGAGTGGATTACCTTTAATAATTGACCGTGACGCATGTACCGGTTGCGGTGCCTGCATCGATGCCTGCCCTTTCGGTGCTCTGGCGATGGATGGAGATGTGGTCGCAGTCAATGAGCAATGCACGGCCTGCGGGTCTTGTGTCGACGTCTGTCCCTGCGATGCCCTTTCTCTTCCTAAAGTAGAGACAAAAAACAAGGACTTGAGCAGCTATCGCGGTATCTGGGTTTTTGCAGAGCAGCGCGATGGTCTCATTCAGGATGTTGTTTATGAGCTTTTGACGGAAGGCCGTGTTCTGGCCGATAAGCTGAATGAACCACTGTCTGCCGTACTTCTTGGATTCAATGTCAAAAAACTGGCTGCATCCCTGGGCGAATGGGGTGCAGATTCTGTGTATGTAGCCGATGGTGCTCACCTGGAAGAGTATGACACTGATTGTTACACCAACATCATGTCGGATTTGATCGTTGAATATAAACCATCAATCGTACTCATGGGGGGAACAACCATCGGGCGTGCCTTTGGTCCACGGGTGGCGATTCGCGTCAATACCGGTCTTACGGCCGACTGTACAGCATTGGATATTGATCCCGATACAAAATTGCTGATGCAGACGCGGCCGGCCTTTGGCGGGAATATTATGGCTACCATTTTGTGCGAGAATCATCGACCGCAAATGGCTACGGTTCGACATAAGGTGTTTAAAAAAGCCGAACCTGTCGCTGGACGTAAAGCTGAGATTATCGAAGTACATCCCAAAACATCGTTATCACGAACCAGAATTGTCGAAGTCATACACGAAATGGGCAACAAGGTCAATTTGGCCGAAGCCGATATCATCGTATCTGGTGGACGCGGATTAGGTAAACCGGAAAATTTTGCGCTGTTGGAAGCATTGGCCAAAGAACTAGGGGCCGCCGTAGGAGCCAGTCGTGCAGCTGTTGATGCTGAATGGATTCCAGCCTATCATCAGGTCGGCCAGACGGGGAAAACCGTATGTCCGAAACTGTACGTGGCCTGTGGCATTTCCGGCGCAATTCAACATTTGGCTGGCATGAGTTCCGCCGATACCATTGTGGCGATTAATAAAGACCCAGATGCTCCTATCTTCGATGTTGCGGATATTGGCATCGTCGGCGATCTTTTTGAGGTTGTTCCCATGATGACCAAAGTGCTTCAGGAACGGTAA